TGGAAGACATTCGAAAAGGACAAGTCATCGAAGCGGCCAAGAAATGTATTGTTGATAAAGGGCTTTCTAACTTGTCGATGAAGGATATTGCAAAGGAAGCAGAAGTAAGCACAGGGATTATCTATCATTATTTTAAAAATAAAGAGGATGTCCTTTTGCAAGTTCTAAAAGAATCCTTTCGCAGTTCCCATGAACAAGTTATGGAGACGGTTGAGCCGCTTGAAACGCCGGAAGAGAAGTTAACAAAGCATTTGGAGAACATTAATTCCGTTCCGAAGGAAAATCCCGATTTTTATCTTTTGCTCATGAACTATTTAGGAGAGGCGAAGCATCATCCTGAAATCAAAAAAATCGTTGTTAAATTTTTCCGTAATTTGAAG
This window of the Pueribacillus theae genome carries:
- a CDS encoding TetR/AcrR family transcriptional regulator, giving the protein MPKVGMEDIRKGQVIEAAKKCIVDKGLSNLSMKDIAKEAEVSTGIIYHYFKNKEDVLLQVLKESFRSSHEQVMETVEPLETPEEKLTKHLENINSVPKENPDFYLLLMNYLGEAKHHPEIKKIVVKFFRNLKTYIEEYLGKDLKSDARMKHLPIMIYALGLGLGIMWTMDNQFYDIEEMETSIKDLIFSYVNLEKGR